A stretch of Atribacterota bacterium DNA encodes these proteins:
- a CDS encoding NTP transferase domain-containing protein, translating into MEIKVDKKYKALLLAGGKSKHALQKLTGEEYKALMTINTLDSRPIIHHMIEVLKNNKYISQLYVASPKEVQQEIKSQSLIAVSSGTTLIDTLKKSISILQNEPYILIITCDLPLVSSKHIERFIEDCLAHPGFDIYYAIINKESYMNQFPYNELRRIYANLVDGSYTGGNLFLINPKVIMDCTDTIEQFILFRKHPLKMASILGRRIAIKYLKKYLSIRDLEKMVPQYLKGYTGKAIQASPEIALDIDKPIQLEALKSLRKHQ; encoded by the coding sequence ATGGAAATAAAAGTGGATAAAAAATATAAAGCCCTTTTGCTGGCTGGGGGAAAAAGCAAGCATGCCTTACAAAAGTTAACCGGTGAAGAATATAAAGCGTTAATGACCATTAATACTCTTGATTCCCGTCCAATTATCCATCATATGATTGAGGTATTAAAGAATAATAAATATATATCGCAATTATATGTTGCCAGTCCTAAAGAAGTTCAGCAGGAGATAAAATCCCAGTCCCTTATTGCAGTTTCCTCCGGTACTACCCTGATAGATACTCTGAAAAAAAGCATTTCTATCTTACAAAATGAGCCTTATATTTTAATTATTACCTGTGACCTCCCTCTTGTATCAAGTAAACACATAGAACGTTTTATAGAAGATTGCCTTGCTCATCCCGGATTTGATATCTATTATGCCATTATTAATAAGGAATCCTATATGAATCAATTTCCCTATAATGAATTAAGAAGAATTTATGCCAATCTAGTTGATGGCTCTTATACAGGAGGCAATCTCTTTTTAATAAATCCCAAAGTAATCATGGATTGTACCGATACCATAGAACAATTCATTCTTTTTCGTAAACATCCGCTCAAAATGGCCAGTATTTTAGGAAGAAGGATAGCAATTAAATACCTGAAAAAATATCTTTCTATCAGAGATCTGGAAAAAATGGTTCCTCAATATCTCAAAGGATATACCGGAAAAGCGATACAGGCATCACCTGAAATTGCTCTTGATATAGATAAGCCAATCCAGCTGGAGGCTTTAAAAAGTTTAAGAAAACATCAATAA
- a CDS encoding methylated-DNA--[protein]-cysteine S-methyltransferase, with protein sequence MQESISKQEINIPEKLIYYVIIETVMGWMGIASNKKGLIRLILPESSSENVWQQLNIYFASQKILVRKDKQFASLTKLIRDYFQGKPVEFSQEKINLSGYTPFQRRVLLTAKEIPYGETRTYRWLAEQSGFPRAYRAVGGVMKINPLPLIIPCHRIIGSKGQLTGFSARGGEELKRRMLVLEGVLIR encoded by the coding sequence ATGCAAGAAAGTATTTCTAAGCAGGAAATTAATATCCCTGAAAAATTAATATATTATGTTATCATAGAGACGGTAATGGGATGGATGGGAATAGCAAGTAATAAAAAAGGTTTAATTAGATTGATATTACCAGAAAGTTCATCTGAAAATGTCTGGCAACAGCTAAATATTTATTTCGCTTCCCAGAAGATACTAGTCAGAAAAGATAAACAATTTGCTTCTTTGACCAAATTGATTAGAGATTATTTCCAAGGAAAACCAGTAGAATTCAGCCAGGAGAAGATTAATCTTTCTGGTTATACTCCTTTTCAAAGAAGAGTTTTGTTAACAGCAAAGGAAATCCCCTATGGGGAAACCAGAACCTACCGTTGGTTGGCTGAACAATCCGGTTTCCCACGAGCTTATCGGGCTGTCGGTGGAGTTATGAAAATCAACCCACTTCCGCTGATTATTCCCTGTCACAGGATTATTGGCAGCAAAGGGCAGTTAACCGGTTTCTCTGCCCGGGGTGGAGAGGAATTAAAAAGGAGAATGCTTGTCCTGGAAGGAGTTTTAATAAGATAA
- a CDS encoding 3D domain-containing protein: MKHSSEEFSVYHLKIYSFLILILILLCFALPAVANIYVIKDKQGNVIRVTNQHQMLKKEKDAGYTITILIEDQKEKKQVSQFRYNFKEKIDWIKVRAAAQIIEQKLKNRSEQEINYPVYQVLATAYTPDERCCAPYADGYTATGYPAGYGSIAIDPDYGIFRYGDVLYVEGYGLGVADDCGSAIKGKHIDVCFNLGELQKADNWGRKYVRVWKIE; the protein is encoded by the coding sequence ATGAAACATAGTTCTGAAGAATTCTCAGTTTATCATTTAAAGATTTATTCTTTTCTTATTTTAATTCTGATACTGTTATGTTTTGCCTTACCGGCAGTTGCTAATATTTATGTTATCAAGGATAAACAAGGAAATGTTATTCGCGTTACCAATCAACATCAAATGCTAAAGAAGGAAAAAGATGCCGGTTACACCATTACTATCTTAATAGAAGACCAGAAAGAGAAAAAACAAGTATCCCAATTTAGATATAATTTTAAGGAAAAAATTGATTGGATAAAAGTTCGGGCTGCAGCTCAGATAATTGAGCAGAAATTAAAAAACAGATCCGAGCAGGAGATTAATTATCCTGTTTACCAGGTCCTTGCTACTGCCTATACTCCTGATGAGAGATGTTGTGCACCTTATGCCGATGGTTATACTGCTACCGGTTACCCGGCAGGTTATGGCAGTATTGCTATTGACCCGGATTATGGCATATTTCGCTATGGCGATGTATTATATGTAGAAGGTTATGGTCTGGGAGTCGCTGATGACTGCGGCAGTGCCATCAAAGGGAAGCATATTGATGTTTGTTTTAATTTAGGAGAATTACAGAAAGCGGATAACTGGGGAAGAAAATATGTCAGAGTGTGGAAAATTGAATGA